The window TCAGACGGCATTGGCCACAGATCAGAGTGTCTCTCTATTCTGCTCCATCATTGTGACCTTGACATCCGCAATGCTGAAAAGACACATTATCTTGTCATCATAAGCAGAAAGTGATAGCTCATCATTACCAAACCTGCAGGACTATTTTTGTCAACATGCTACGAATATGTAATTTGAGCAAAAAAGAAAGGCAGTTTGGCTTATGGTGACattattaaaatgatgatttatAGCTACAAAGAAGATGGGTTATAtagcattaaaaatatattgtgtgCATGGCTTTTACTTGTCTTTTAAATCACTAGCGTCATGAGTCCACACAGTTTGTCCTGAAAAACAACTCATGAGCTCTGGTGTCAAATCAACAACTTCTAAAACCGGCTTCTAACTTCATGTTGAGTTCACCGATCTTGTCGAGCCATGATTAATGGTCTCACATTTTTATTAGTCATCACTTGATCATTGCACTGGGCATGTAGAGGCAAATCTCTCCTGCGTCCATCATGGACAACCTCACTTAACCCTCATCTGGTTAACATCTGGGAGGCCTGCTTGTTGTTTATTAGGACATTTTAATTATCATCCTCAACAACCACAGAATGATGCTTTCCATTATCAATCCAACCATCACCTTTAAGATAGATAGATGCTTTATTGTCTTTGCTTGTTAAGCACAATGAAACTTGGTTTGGTAGCAATCCACTCCACTTAGCAgcataaacaaacatatatataaagtaataaTAGTCATAATCATATATAGGCAATAAAAATACCATGTAAACTGATAGTTATTGTACTTATTTACATCAGCAGCAGTTAGGTATTGCACTTGTGGGCTAAATTAAGCCTTTAACTATGAGAGAGAACAGAATTAGGATACATTACAAATGCATGAAACACTGTTGTTGATGCACAACTTGAGTAAAGTTAAATATCTCAATTGTTACTTGAGTTAATCAGCATTAACGTTATTTTTTCACCAACTTGTGTTCATTGGGAACAGGATCAAGtgagcttacacacacacacacacacacacacgcacataagCACACCACTCCAAAATCTCATGTGAACATTGTTTTTTATAACCATCTACAGCTGGCAGATTTTAACTGTCCATTAACCTAGATTGTATTAGTTGTGAAGCTGTTATCGATTGACACCGGGCCGTTTAAATTCATCCAACCTGCCTGGCCCTGACGACGTCGCCATAGCTAGCTAGCGTCAGCTCGGTTCACTAAAAGTTAGCTATCGGCTAAGCTAGGTCTTCCGAGAAATACTGTTCATCCTCAAAGAGAAACTTACCTCTTTGGACACTTCTATTAAGTGGAACTGGATGTACATCACTTCAGGGAATGCCAGTACAAATTAAGTAGTTAGGAGGCGGCGTATATGATgagaaatgaactgaaacaaaCTCGTCGCGTTGCTAGCTAACTAGCAGGCAgctgacaataaaataaacttccACATTAATATCGATTCTGCTCCGctttttataaagaaaataagtTAAAAGCTATCAGCCCGTGTGTGCTCTTGAGTCCATTTTGAGTCTTATCCTCTCGTCGGAGTGAGTTAAAACACCATCTCGGACTTACAGCAGCCAATTTCTTTGTGCTTCCCCCTTTTAGTCACTGAGAGCAGCTACATTATTTTCCTGCATCACTTCCTCCCCGCAGACAACCAACAGCTGATCtgcatcttttcattttaactaaCTGATATGACGGTAAAAAACTACATTACATCCGGATTTATAATTGAAGATAAAACACAGTTATTGAATCACGTGTTCTGTCGGAGACATTTAACTGAGAATAAtattaaacactgtaaaaatgtgttaaaaaccCGTTTGCAAATCAGCTGATGTCTTATAAATAATGAGCTGTAGAAATGTTGCTGATCAAAATACGtcaaaaaaggttaaaaaaatctCCAACTTTATGTACGATGAAAATTAAGGCCACTCGTTTATttttaaaggctttaaaatgcTTTTCGTTTCTTCCCAGTTCAGAGGAGACGTCATCATTAAGCGACACGTGTGTTTCTGCTGTCCTAGCGAGCTAACAGGCGGAGCTGAACTGTCACAGTCGGTAAGTGAAGTTTTGTAATGTTTAAGAGTAAAACATACTTACAGTGTAAGTCATCAATGTGAATGAGACAATTTCGCTACGCAATCTCCTTTCTTTAACCTAAAGATGCTCAGTTTGGGCTTTGAGGAGGAGGCTCAATGATAGCTAGCGTTAGCTACATGTTGACAAGTAATGCGACGGTATTACACCGTGTTGTGTGTTTATAACCAACTGCTACACAACACATacagattatattattattcttatattattattctgtAGACATATATtaagacacacatacactgtaacAATAATGTGTGCCTGATACGGTTTTCCATTTGAAGAAAATATAATTACCTCTTTTAAATAGTATCTattccttcttctccctcattaaagaAAAATCCAGactctatgaatatgcaaatatattttatctcataagtttaactgttggacacaataTGTCTCCTACCTCTCTGTGAAGtccgttctcagtgtttgtgcactggaggctttcaatttccacatcacacttgtggaaGATGAATATTGCACCAGGATCGgcttcaaaactagttgtgatgttacaaatcatgctcatagggcCACccctaaaaatcagattttcaatgaacaCAAACTtcccactttcagcagataaatgtgaaaacagccttctagtgtcaaactctgctcatacatcattctgcacagataaacccaaacatccaactgtaggaacaagaagaaaaacatatttttcagtggaGGAGGACTTGAAGACTTCCTTAATCTGAAAACATATCTGAACATGCGATTTGATACCTTTCAGTCAAGTCATGTAACAGCTACTCAAGGTTATGTTTGCAAAACAGGCCTGTGTAGATTTGAGTGACATCTAGTGTTGAAATCATGGGAAGACAAGGCTGGATTACAAAACGAGCCCCAGGACCCAAGACTTCCAGGGACCCCACATGTCCCTGGTTTACTGCACGTCAACTTGATTTGgtcatttgattaattgcagATTTGTTAGGGAATTTACACCACTAAAATCCAACTTCCATCAAGGGAGGTCTTACATTGTTAGCTATTTTTTGGCCCTATGGCAAAACCCAgttttaacactttattttgtttcttttgctcaCGTGATGCATATTTCTGAATTAagttttgtttaataaaatcaacaaaaagtAACTGAGACACAAAACCTGAGGCATTGTGGTGTTGTTCTAACATAGTACTGATTGGTTTCTTGACAAATAATGAACACCAGAAGGCCAACAAAAATATAATGGCAATTTTATGAAACTACTTATTTTCCTTTCCTCAAAAGATGCACACATCCTGATCATCTTTCATGCGTACATCCAGATTGCGTAGCATGACTTCTTCTGGTCACTAGTCATAAGTGGTGGTGACGTCAGCTGACTCATATCAAACCAGAAACCTACAGTGTGATTCAGGCACTGAGGTTCAACTTAGGGCAGGCCGGGTGTTGGCAACATGAGTAAGCTAGGGTGTGTTCTTCATTATAATGCTCTCAACcatattaacaaaaaaatacttCTTTTCAAGCAGGAAGTGAACAGACAAAATCAGAGTATTAGCATAGTTTGTCTTCTTCTTACAGCTTCATTTCCTTTACTGTGCATGTACCTGCTGTTTTCTCAGATTTTTAGCCCTGATGACGGCCTCCACTCGCAAGACAGTGTTGTCGCTGTACATGCGGGTGTTTCGCATCGCCCGAACCTGGCAAGCACAGAGCGGAGTTGCAAATGACACAGACACTGAGAGAAAATACATTCTTCAGGAGGCCCGCTCTCTGTTCAGACAGAACCAACAGGTGTGAACActcatattttcagaaatgggAAAAGCTGTAGTGTTATTGTCACTCAATCATTTCTtttactggattttttttagatGACAGATCAAGAATCAATAAAGAAGTGCATAGAAGAATGTGAAGCAAGGATAGAAATAGGTAAGAGTGGAGA is drawn from Thunnus thynnus chromosome 20, fThuThy2.1, whole genome shotgun sequence and contains these coding sequences:
- the lyrm1 gene encoding LYR motif containing protein 1 — encoded protein: MTASTRKTVLSLYMRVFRIARTWQAQSGVANDTDTERKYILQEARSLFRQNQQMTDQESIKKCIEECEARIEIGLHYRNPYPRPTYLPPLGLATQKGRKLRAQQRLRKQAKPIYLQSHDET